In one window of Desulforhabdus amnigena DNA:
- a CDS encoding phosphorylase family protein has translation MSSIQDGKRYAHIALLAALPQEYRPFQKLSGPWRSVSARPFRHFIRVHSDRDFMLVETGMGKSRILDALKWVQERYTPDLIVSFGFAGSLHKKLKVGQTFLANRFNLLHDSLHSDRSGSQLILEVPSTLQHFIHENHFALVRILTAQRPEPKAPLLELLREVPSLMDMESYFAAEFTLKNSIPFLCFRTVSDGDEDEIDFDLGSITNGDGQVQTLKVLRTVAAKPGLMKSFWFSWRRSRLAAMRIAGLLSSFLSLPLYELTEILSSIQLKEESR, from the coding sequence ATGAGCAGTATTCAAGACGGGAAACGCTACGCACATATCGCTCTGCTTGCAGCCCTGCCTCAAGAGTATCGTCCTTTCCAGAAATTGAGCGGTCCCTGGCGCTCTGTTTCGGCACGCCCTTTCAGACATTTCATTCGGGTTCATTCCGACAGAGACTTCATGCTGGTGGAAACCGGTATGGGGAAGAGCAGAATTTTAGACGCATTGAAGTGGGTCCAAGAAAGGTACACACCGGATCTCATTGTATCTTTTGGCTTTGCGGGCAGTCTGCATAAAAAATTGAAAGTCGGACAAACATTTCTCGCAAATCGATTCAATCTTCTGCATGACTCGTTGCATTCCGATAGGAGCGGTTCTCAACTCATTCTCGAGGTACCCTCTACTTTGCAGCATTTCATTCATGAAAACCATTTTGCCCTGGTCCGGATTCTTACGGCACAAAGGCCGGAACCCAAAGCTCCTCTTCTCGAATTGCTTCGAGAAGTTCCCTCTCTCATGGATATGGAAAGCTATTTTGCCGCTGAATTCACTCTCAAGAACAGTATTCCTTTTTTGTGCTTTCGGACAGTGAGCGACGGAGATGAAGATGAAATCGATTTCGATTTGGGGTCCATTACGAACGGCGACGGTCAAGTCCAAACGCTGAAGGTGTTGAGAACCGTGGCGGCAAAGCCTGGTCTCATGAAATCCTTCTGGTTTTCGTGGCGGCGATCGCGTCTCGCTGCGATGCGAATTGCCGGTCTTTTGAGTTCTTTTCTAAGTCTTCCCCTATACGAACTGACTGAAATCCTATCTTCGATCCAGCTGAAAGAGGAATCAAGGTAA
- a CDS encoding carotenoid biosynthesis protein produces MSDFFYLLMGTIALRPYVFAFLTVYIIAAAAHLGWRRALLFIPIGYSIAWISEFSSIHWGFPYGDYYYITDTIHRELWVLGVPFMDSLSYVFLSYCSYSMALFLLSPVLFARKNVFILETHRLRRSWQTLVLASFLFVFLDIIIDPVALQGYRWFLGQIYGYRHQGLYFGIPMSNFAGWLVVGFAMVAALQRLDRYEILAPQNPSRFQNIPGISLLGPILYVSVLIFNLLVTFWIGERLLGTVGSLLLFFPALLVFFFTLYKQEHITAGDIERHSTEFPHSRVKAPLP; encoded by the coding sequence ATGTCTGATTTTTTTTATCTGCTCATGGGGACAATCGCCCTGCGCCCCTACGTTTTTGCATTCCTGACGGTCTATATTATCGCTGCCGCCGCTCATTTAGGGTGGCGGCGGGCGCTCCTTTTCATACCGATCGGATACTCCATTGCATGGATCTCGGAATTTTCTTCGATCCACTGGGGTTTTCCCTATGGTGACTACTATTACATTACAGATACCATCCACAGGGAGCTATGGGTGTTGGGAGTCCCTTTCATGGATTCCCTCTCTTATGTGTTCCTCTCTTATTGCAGTTATTCCATGGCTCTCTTCCTGCTCAGCCCCGTTCTTTTTGCAAGAAAGAATGTTTTCATTTTGGAAACGCATCGCCTGAGGCGTTCCTGGCAAACCCTAGTATTGGCGTCATTTCTTTTCGTATTTCTGGACATCATTATCGATCCCGTTGCGCTCCAAGGATACCGCTGGTTCCTGGGGCAAATTTACGGGTACCGACACCAAGGACTCTACTTCGGAATCCCCATGAGCAATTTCGCCGGCTGGCTGGTCGTGGGATTTGCCATGGTTGCAGCGCTCCAAAGGCTGGATCGCTACGAAATTTTGGCTCCTCAAAATCCTTCCCGTTTTCAGAACATTCCCGGTATCAGCCTTCTGGGTCCGATCCTTTACGTTTCCGTCCTGATCTTTAATCTTTTAGTAACCTTCTGGATCGGCGAACGACTCCTGGGGACTGTGGGATCCCTCCTGCTGTTTTTTCCCGCCCTTCTCGTCTTCTTTTTTACCCTTTACAAACAAGAGCACATCACTGCGGGAGATATTGAACGCCACTCGACCGAATTTCCGCATTCCCGTGTGAAGGCGCCATTACCTTGA
- the hpnH gene encoding adenosyl-hopene transferase HpnH, producing the protein MRFPISLYASMTGYLMKKKFQGDDHYPLVLMLEPTHRCNLTCSGCGRIREYHDTLHKEMTLEECLQSVDEAGTPVVTVTGGEPLLYSHIQELIKELLVQGKHIYFCTNGILLEESLHLFRPHSHFTWNVHFDGTEPIHDHIICRKGGFQKALAGVRAAKAKGFRVSTNTTVYRESDVQDIEKLFVQLTAAGVDGILVAPGFSYEDVNGEVFLTRQEIMDKFRTIRTWTDRFPIISNPIYLDFLVGIRSLHCTPWGNPTRNPQGWKSPCYLITDTHYPTFSELMEKTDWNYYVSGKDPRCSQCMVHCGYEPTVVRQMTGKDLLRMIKWNINV; encoded by the coding sequence ATGCGTTTTCCCATAAGTCTTTATGCTTCCATGACCGGTTATCTCATGAAGAAAAAATTTCAGGGAGACGACCACTACCCTCTGGTATTGATGCTTGAACCCACTCACCGCTGCAACCTTACCTGTTCGGGATGCGGGCGCATTCGCGAGTATCATGACACGCTTCATAAAGAAATGACCCTGGAAGAGTGTCTGCAATCCGTAGATGAAGCGGGAACGCCGGTCGTCACCGTCACGGGTGGTGAACCTCTGCTCTATTCCCATATTCAGGAACTCATCAAGGAACTGCTCGTCCAAGGCAAGCACATCTACTTCTGTACAAACGGGATTCTTCTCGAAGAATCCCTTCACCTTTTCCGGCCTCATTCCCATTTTACATGGAATGTCCATTTCGATGGAACCGAACCCATCCATGACCACATCATCTGCAGGAAAGGGGGATTTCAGAAAGCCCTGGCAGGGGTCCGGGCCGCCAAGGCGAAGGGGTTCCGCGTCAGTACCAACACTACCGTATACCGCGAATCGGATGTTCAGGATATCGAGAAGCTCTTTGTGCAATTGACTGCGGCCGGAGTGGACGGAATTCTGGTAGCACCCGGATTCAGCTATGAAGATGTCAATGGGGAAGTCTTCCTGACACGGCAGGAGATCATGGACAAATTTCGAACGATCCGCACATGGACAGATCGCTTCCCCATCATCAGCAATCCCATCTACCTGGATTTCCTGGTAGGTATTCGCAGCCTGCACTGCACACCATGGGGCAATCCTACGCGGAATCCCCAGGGTTGGAAGTCCCCCTGCTATCTCATTACAGACACGCATTATCCCACATTTTCCGAACTCATGGAAAAGACAGACTGGAATTACTATGTTTCTGGAAAAGATCCCCGGTGCTCGCAATGCATGGTTCACTGCGGTTATGAACCCACCGTCGTTCGCCAAATGACCGGAAAGGATTTGCTTCGCATGATCAAGTGGAACATCAATGTCTGA
- the hpnA gene encoding hopanoid-associated sugar epimerase has product MATALVTGATGFIGGHIALLLVEKGWQVRALKRENSRPAFSSHVDIDWRVGDLRNPAEVFRALAGCDAVFHVAADYRLWARNPKEIYESNVRGTVNVMEAALAAGVDRVVYTSSVGALGLNPNGAPANEETPVRLEDMVGHYKRSKFLAEREAEKFLPRGLPLVMVHPSTPVGPGDHKPTPTGKIILDYLNGKMPAYLNTGLNLVHVKDVAQGHLLAMEKGHVGEKYILGNQNLTLEEIFKLLEKISGIPAPRIRLPYVPILILAYVSKALSVVTRKEPVIPFEGVKMARKYMFFDPSKAVRELGLPQTPVKEALTEAVDWFRENGYVC; this is encoded by the coding sequence ATGGCAACAGCGCTTGTGACAGGAGCAACCGGATTCATCGGGGGGCATATTGCCCTTTTGCTGGTTGAAAAAGGCTGGCAGGTCCGTGCCCTCAAACGTGAGAATTCACGCCCCGCGTTTTCTTCCCATGTGGATATAGACTGGCGCGTGGGCGACCTGAGAAACCCTGCTGAGGTGTTCAGGGCTCTCGCCGGATGCGATGCAGTTTTCCATGTGGCTGCAGATTATCGCCTCTGGGCCAGAAATCCCAAAGAAATATATGAAAGCAATGTGCGTGGAACGGTCAATGTTATGGAAGCCGCACTGGCCGCCGGAGTGGACCGGGTGGTTTACACAAGCAGTGTGGGCGCTCTCGGACTGAATCCCAACGGTGCGCCGGCCAATGAAGAAACCCCCGTCCGGCTTGAAGATATGGTGGGCCATTACAAGAGATCCAAATTCCTTGCCGAACGCGAAGCTGAAAAGTTTCTTCCACGTGGACTGCCCCTCGTCATGGTTCATCCGAGCACTCCCGTGGGTCCCGGAGATCACAAGCCGACCCCTACGGGTAAAATCATCCTGGATTATCTGAATGGCAAGATGCCTGCTTATTTGAATACCGGCCTCAACCTGGTTCACGTAAAGGATGTGGCCCAAGGGCACCTGCTGGCCATGGAAAAGGGGCATGTCGGTGAAAAATATATCCTGGGCAATCAGAATCTTACTCTGGAGGAAATTTTCAAACTTTTGGAAAAGATTTCTGGAATTCCAGCCCCACGAATACGTTTGCCCTATGTTCCCATATTGATCCTGGCCTACGTTTCCAAAGCGCTTTCGGTTGTCACAAGGAAGGAACCGGTGATCCCTTTCGAAGGGGTCAAAATGGCGCGGAAGTATATGTTTTTCGATCCCAGCAAGGCGGTCAGGGAATTGGGCCTTCCCCAAACTCCTGTGAAGGAAGCTCTCACTGAGGCCGTCGACTGGTTTCGGGAGAACGGGTATGTATGCTAA
- a CDS encoding ABC transporter substrate-binding protein: MGKKNVLTLLVVISILFSFSSMPVLAEDVIKLGAYLPMTGSVAAYGDMEWSGIQIAKEMEPEVLGKKVEVMLVDTKSDKIEAANAVTLLVEKEKVVGVLGEAISGNTMAGNPISEAAKIPSVSPTATNPLVNQGKNYAFRACFIDPFQGEVAARFARSELKAQTAAVIIDIAQDYCVGLGNFFVKEFVKQGGKIVSTTYIQTGDQDFSAQLSAVQSTKPDIIYAPNYYTEDALMAKQARDLGINQPILTGDGAQADALIEIGGASVENMYFTAHFHKQAASTDRAKEYIKRYEEKYKKDADAFGALGADAYFLLVDAIKRAGSTDGTKVRDALAATKDFKGVSGTLTMGENGNPIKSMVINKVENGKFVYVTTINP; encoded by the coding sequence ATGGGGAAGAAAAATGTCTTGACGCTCTTGGTGGTAATATCCATTCTTTTTTCATTTTCTTCTATGCCGGTTTTGGCGGAAGATGTCATCAAGTTGGGTGCTTATCTGCCTATGACGGGTTCTGTGGCGGCTTACGGGGATATGGAGTGGTCGGGTATCCAGATTGCCAAGGAGATGGAACCTGAAGTATTGGGTAAGAAGGTAGAAGTGATGCTTGTCGATACCAAAAGCGACAAGATCGAAGCCGCCAATGCCGTGACTCTTCTCGTGGAAAAGGAAAAAGTGGTTGGAGTGCTCGGGGAAGCCATCAGCGGCAATACCATGGCGGGGAATCCCATTTCTGAAGCGGCCAAAATCCCTTCCGTCAGTCCCACGGCAACCAATCCTCTTGTCAATCAGGGCAAGAATTATGCCTTCCGTGCCTGCTTTATCGATCCCTTCCAGGGTGAAGTCGCAGCCAGATTTGCCCGTAGTGAACTCAAGGCGCAGACCGCCGCTGTGATCATTGATATCGCCCAGGACTACTGTGTCGGTCTGGGCAATTTTTTTGTTAAAGAGTTTGTAAAGCAAGGTGGAAAAATTGTCTCCACCACCTACATTCAGACAGGAGACCAGGACTTTTCCGCTCAGTTGTCTGCTGTCCAGTCCACCAAGCCTGACATCATTTATGCCCCCAACTACTATACTGAAGACGCTCTTATGGCCAAACAGGCCAGAGACCTCGGAATCAACCAGCCGATCCTGACAGGTGACGGGGCTCAGGCGGATGCATTGATCGAAATCGGCGGCGCATCCGTTGAAAACATGTATTTTACGGCGCATTTTCACAAACAGGCCGCTTCGACCGATCGTGCAAAGGAATATATCAAGCGTTATGAAGAGAAGTACAAGAAGGATGCGGATGCATTTGGGGCTTTGGGGGCGGATGCATATTTTCTGCTGGTAGATGCCATCAAACGGGCCGGTTCGACGGATGGGACCAAGGTTCGGGATGCTCTGGCGGCCACGAAAGATTTCAAGGGCGTTTCCGGCACTCTTACTATGGGAGAAAATGGCAACCCCATCAAGAGCATGGTCATCAATAAGGTTGAAAATGGAAAATTCGTTTACGTAACGACTATCAATCCCTAG
- a CDS encoding branched-chain amino acid ABC transporter permease, which yields MTSTIFLQQLINGISLGSLYGLVAVGYTMVYGILRLINFAHGDLLMFAAYVAIYATTLSALPWFLSFPLAIIVTGVLGIVLDRAAYKPLRNAPRISLLISAIGASFLLENLALVFIGGVPRAFPRPEVFDKVISLFGLRIQVLTLYTPIVTLVLLFGLLYIVFRTKVGKAMRAASKDFETTRLMGINLDRIISITFLLGSMLAAAGGIMWAMKYPQVNPFMGVFPGLKAFIAAVLGGIGNITGAVLGGFLLGLGEILIVAFVPELAQYRDAFAFVILILVLLFRPTGIMGEPIIDKS from the coding sequence GTGACTTCAACCATTTTTCTTCAACAGTTAATCAATGGGATTTCCCTGGGAAGCTTGTATGGGCTCGTAGCTGTCGGTTATACAATGGTTTATGGTATTTTGCGCCTGATCAATTTCGCCCACGGTGACCTCTTGATGTTTGCGGCCTACGTTGCCATATATGCCACCACCCTCTCGGCCCTTCCCTGGTTCTTGAGTTTCCCCCTGGCTATTATCGTCACGGGCGTACTGGGAATTGTTCTGGACCGCGCCGCTTATAAACCGCTCCGGAATGCGCCCCGCATCTCTCTTCTCATTTCTGCCATCGGAGCTTCCTTTCTCCTTGAAAACCTGGCTCTCGTTTTTATCGGTGGTGTTCCACGAGCTTTTCCACGCCCCGAAGTTTTCGATAAAGTGATCTCCCTTTTCGGACTTCGCATTCAGGTTCTGACGCTTTACACCCCCATCGTGACGCTGGTTTTGCTCTTCGGGCTTCTCTACATTGTTTTCAGAACAAAAGTGGGAAAGGCCATGCGTGCAGCATCCAAGGACTTTGAAACGACCCGCCTCATGGGAATCAATCTGGACCGCATCATCTCTATCACCTTTCTTCTGGGATCGATGCTGGCTGCGGCTGGTGGAATCATGTGGGCGATGAAATATCCCCAGGTAAACCCGTTCATGGGAGTTTTTCCAGGGCTCAAGGCTTTTATCGCCGCTGTACTGGGTGGAATTGGAAATATCACGGGAGCCGTTTTGGGGGGATTCCTCCTTGGGCTAGGAGAAATTCTCATCGTGGCTTTCGTACCCGAATTGGCCCAGTACCGTGATGCTTTCGCGTTTGTGATTTTGATCCTTGTTTTGCTCTTTCGGCCTACGGGCATCATGGGAGAGCCCATCATCGATAAGAGTTAA
- a CDS encoding branched-chain amino acid ABC transporter permease, with amino-acid sequence MNREKRNLLLNGISLILLFGILYLFDQYGSDYHVRILNNMAIFVTLAVSYNLINGICGILHLGPNAFIAIGAYTAALLTMSPLEKQMNYIIQPLIWPLNSLHAPFVISVLAGGVMATIFAFLISFPVFRVRGDYLAIVTLGFGEVIRVLCNALQGVTNGPLGLKGLSPFTNLWWSWGVAVVTIVLITRLINSSYGLAMKAIRDDEIAARAMGIDPFRHLLLAFLVSAFFSGVSGGLLAHLITTISPTLFTFFLTFNLLIMIVVGGLGSTTGAIIGAMLFAWGGEALRIVEAPMNFGFFTIPGIPGMRMVIFSLILMVVIIFVRRGIMGRNEFNWDWFFGRHQK; translated from the coding sequence ATGAACAGGGAGAAACGAAATCTTTTACTCAATGGAATCAGTCTTATCCTCTTGTTTGGCATCCTTTATCTTTTCGATCAATACGGCTCGGACTACCATGTGCGCATTCTGAACAATATGGCCATTTTTGTAACTCTTGCCGTCAGTTATAATTTGATTAACGGCATTTGTGGAATACTGCACTTGGGTCCCAACGCTTTTATCGCTATTGGAGCATATACTGCTGCGCTTCTAACCATGAGTCCTCTTGAAAAACAGATGAACTACATCATTCAACCTCTCATCTGGCCTTTGAATTCACTGCACGCACCTTTTGTCATTTCGGTTCTGGCTGGAGGCGTCATGGCCACTATTTTCGCATTTTTGATCAGCTTTCCCGTATTTCGAGTGCGAGGCGATTATCTTGCTATTGTAACGCTGGGTTTTGGCGAAGTCATTCGCGTTCTCTGCAATGCACTGCAGGGAGTGACCAACGGACCGCTGGGATTGAAGGGTCTTTCACCATTCACAAACCTTTGGTGGTCGTGGGGGGTGGCGGTGGTCACCATTGTTCTGATCACCCGTCTCATCAACAGCAGCTATGGACTGGCCATGAAGGCGATTCGAGACGATGAGATCGCTGCACGGGCCATGGGGATCGATCCGTTCAGGCATCTCCTGCTGGCTTTTCTCGTCAGCGCGTTCTTTTCGGGGGTGAGTGGCGGCCTGCTGGCTCATTTGATCACTACCATCTCTCCGACCCTTTTTACATTTTTTCTTACTTTCAACCTGCTCATCATGATTGTTGTGGGAGGACTGGGCAGCACTACGGGTGCCATAATCGGAGCGATGCTCTTTGCATGGGGAGGGGAGGCATTGCGAATCGTTGAAGCTCCCATGAATTTTGGTTTTTTTACCATTCCCGGCATTCCCGGCATGCGCATGGTGATTTTCAGCTTGATTCTCATGGTGGTCATTATTTTTGTGCGGCGCGGAATCATGGGCAGAAATGAATTCAACTGGGATTGGTTTTTTGGCAGGCATCAGAAGTGA
- a CDS encoding ABC transporter ATP-binding protein, translating to MGTFFQADHLVMQFGGLTAVDNFSLTLQPGELVGLIGPNGAGKTTVFNMITGSYTPTSGEVIWQDENVTRLSVHQITARGIARTFQNIRLFNDLTVMENVMVSMHHKLRSYFWEAMFGLPRYRHESRRIREESIDYLQEMGLAHLANEKASTLAYGQQRRLEIARALATRPRLLLLDEPAAGMNPLETMELAEMVRGLRKKYGLTIFLIEHDMKFVMGLCERIKVLDYGITIAEGTPGEIQKNPEVIKAYLGEEKNA from the coding sequence ATGGGCACGTTTTTTCAGGCAGACCATCTTGTCATGCAGTTTGGAGGCCTCACGGCAGTGGATAACTTTTCCCTGACTCTCCAACCGGGAGAGTTGGTGGGACTCATCGGGCCGAACGGAGCAGGAAAAACCACGGTTTTCAACATGATCACCGGATCCTACACTCCCACCTCCGGAGAGGTGATATGGCAGGACGAAAATGTAACTCGACTTTCAGTCCACCAGATTACGGCTCGAGGCATAGCGCGGACCTTTCAGAACATTCGTCTTTTTAATGACTTGACAGTAATGGAAAATGTCATGGTCTCCATGCACCATAAGCTTCGCTCCTACTTCTGGGAAGCCATGTTCGGTCTTCCGAGGTATCGTCACGAAAGTCGCCGCATACGAGAGGAATCCATTGATTACCTTCAGGAAATGGGGTTGGCGCATCTGGCGAACGAAAAAGCTTCGACCCTTGCTTACGGACAGCAACGCCGGTTGGAGATTGCACGAGCGCTGGCCACGCGTCCGCGACTGCTCCTGTTGGATGAGCCCGCCGCCGGAATGAATCCTCTGGAAACCATGGAACTGGCTGAAATGGTTCGAGGTTTGCGCAAGAAATACGGACTGACGATTTTCCTTATTGAACATGACATGAAATTTGTCATGGGCCTCTGTGAACGGATCAAGGTGCTGGATTACGGTATAACCATCGCAGAGGGTACCCCCGGTGAAATCCAGAAGAATCCTGAAGTGATCAAAGCTTATCTTGGAGAAGAAAAGAATGCTTAA
- a CDS encoding ABC transporter ATP-binding protein, translated as MLKVSDLHVYYGGIHALKGVHLNVEQGQIVTLIGANGAGKSTTLRTIVGLEKPRSGSILFNNEELIKLNTYQIIQRGIGISPEGRKVFPNLTVIENLELGAYHQRPKEVAEQMEWVYSLFPRLQERSKQLTGTLSGGEQQMVALGRALMSKPKLVLLDEPSLGLAPLVVEEVFRTVQTINEQGATILLVEQNAMAALKVAHYAYVLETGRVILEGTGKELLQDERVRKAYLGE; from the coding sequence ATGCTTAAGGTGAGCGATCTCCATGTCTATTATGGAGGAATCCATGCCCTCAAAGGGGTACATTTGAATGTAGAACAGGGCCAGATTGTTACACTCATCGGAGCCAATGGTGCGGGGAAAAGCACTACACTTCGAACGATCGTGGGGCTGGAAAAACCTCGTAGTGGTTCTATATTATTCAACAATGAAGAATTGATAAAACTGAATACCTACCAGATCATTCAGCGGGGGATCGGTATCAGCCCGGAAGGGCGTAAGGTTTTCCCCAACTTAACGGTGATTGAAAATCTTGAACTCGGTGCCTATCACCAACGGCCCAAAGAGGTGGCCGAGCAGATGGAGTGGGTGTATTCTCTCTTTCCGAGACTGCAGGAACGAAGCAAACAGTTGACGGGAACGTTGAGCGGAGGGGAGCAGCAGATGGTGGCTCTCGGCAGGGCGCTCATGAGCAAACCAAAACTGGTCCTTTTGGATGAACCCTCTCTGGGACTGGCTCCCCTCGTGGTGGAAGAAGTATTCAGGACGGTTCAGACGATCAACGAACAGGGAGCAACGATTCTGCTTGTGGAGCAAAATGCTATGGCTGCACTGAAGGTGGCCCATTATGCATATGTTCTGGAGACGGGCAGAGTCATTCTAGAGGGGACCGGCAAGGAGTTGCTGCAGGACGAACGGGTCCGCAAGGCTTATCTGGGAGAATGA
- a CDS encoding replication-associated recombination protein A, protein MVQQLNLFEQRSQEKLKEHAPLAERMRPVAIDEFVGQTHLLGEGKILHRLLRSGKLQSLILWGPPGCGKTTLAGIIAKQTQTHLISLSAVTAGTREIRAAVEEALAVWVREKKHTLLFMDEIHRLNKAQQDTLLPHVENGTLFLLGATTENPSFEIIRPLLSRAQVLVLEPLKEKDLKSLIQRSLQDTVKGLGKFSATLTKEAEDYLLAASGGDARIVLNALETAVSTTAPTEANSGRVIDLQTMQESLLRKAIHYDKGGEEHFNLISALHKSIRGSDPDAGLYWLARMLDAGEDPIYIARRLVRMASEDIGLADPMALVEAVAALQSYQLLGTPEGELALAQVVVYLALSPKSNTIYEAFGKAMEMARKTGTYPVPLHIRNAPTTLLKELGYGREYRYPHDDPSGWIEETYLPENLTGTLFYHPTQRGWEGKWRQLLARRRQLLEKRSKFQPRNI, encoded by the coding sequence ATGGTTCAACAATTGAATCTTTTTGAACAGCGTTCCCAGGAAAAATTGAAAGAGCATGCTCCGTTAGCTGAACGGATGCGCCCCGTAGCCATTGATGAGTTTGTGGGGCAGACCCATTTGCTGGGAGAGGGCAAAATTCTGCATCGTTTGCTGCGAAGTGGCAAGTTGCAGTCGCTCATATTGTGGGGACCTCCGGGCTGCGGTAAAACGACTCTTGCAGGAATTATCGCAAAGCAAACGCAGACTCACCTGATTTCCTTGTCGGCAGTAACGGCCGGTACACGTGAAATACGGGCAGCAGTGGAGGAGGCTCTTGCGGTATGGGTAAGAGAAAAGAAGCACACATTGCTCTTTATGGACGAAATCCATCGTCTGAACAAAGCCCAGCAGGATACTCTTCTGCCTCATGTCGAAAATGGGACGCTGTTTCTCCTGGGAGCCACCACGGAAAATCCTTCTTTTGAGATCATTAGGCCTCTTCTCTCCCGTGCTCAAGTGCTTGTGCTGGAACCCCTTAAAGAAAAAGACCTTAAGTCTTTGATCCAACGGAGCCTTCAGGATACGGTCAAAGGCCTCGGAAAATTTTCGGCAACTTTGACAAAAGAGGCTGAAGATTATCTTTTGGCGGCATCCGGTGGAGACGCTCGCATTGTCCTGAACGCTCTCGAGACTGCCGTTTCGACTACCGCTCCGACAGAGGCAAATTCCGGGCGGGTTATCGACCTCCAGACCATGCAGGAATCCCTTCTCCGGAAAGCGATTCACTATGATAAAGGGGGAGAAGAGCATTTCAATTTGATTTCCGCATTGCACAAGAGCATTCGCGGCAGTGACCCCGATGCAGGCCTTTACTGGTTAGCGCGCATGCTTGATGCGGGTGAAGATCCCATTTACATAGCACGCCGCCTCGTGCGCATGGCCTCCGAGGATATAGGACTTGCAGATCCTATGGCTCTTGTGGAAGCTGTCGCGGCGCTGCAATCATATCAACTGTTGGGGACCCCTGAAGGAGAATTGGCGCTGGCTCAGGTCGTCGTTTATCTTGCGTTGTCCCCCAAGAGCAACACTATCTACGAAGCCTTTGGGAAAGCTATGGAAATGGCCCGCAAGACGGGAACATATCCCGTGCCGCTTCATATCCGGAATGCACCTACGACTTTGCTCAAAGAACTTGGATACGGGCGAGAATACCGCTATCCCCACGATGATCCCAGCGGATGGATTGAGGAAACGTATTTGCCTGAAAACCTGACGGGGACGCTTTTCTACCATCCGACTCAAAGAGGCTGGGAGGGAAAATGGCGCCAGTTGCTGGCCCGCAGGCGCCAGTTGCTGGAAAAACGCAGCAAATTTCAACCGAGGAATATATGA